The Novosphingobium kaempferiae genome includes a window with the following:
- a CDS encoding SDR family oxidoreductase: MELAGKCALVTGASRGIGAAIAIALADKGADVAITYERSADRAAQLVQELQAKGRKAVAIQADSADPEAIQRSVDEAASVLGGLDILVNNAAIARYNDLAKFTVEDIDALLAVNVRGPVLTSKAAIPHLKAGGRIINIGSAGADRIVGTTGTVYYMTKSALQSFNRGLAQELGPRDITVNLVQPGSTNTEMNPEEGEFADFQRSLMPLGRYGQPADVAAAVAFLATPAARQITGTILNVDGGALT; encoded by the coding sequence ATGGAACTCGCTGGCAAATGCGCGCTCGTCACCGGGGCATCGCGCGGTATCGGCGCCGCCATCGCGATCGCGCTTGCGGACAAAGGCGCGGACGTCGCGATCACTTACGAGCGATCTGCCGATCGCGCCGCGCAACTTGTGCAGGAACTGCAGGCGAAGGGCCGCAAGGCCGTGGCGATCCAGGCCGACAGCGCTGACCCGGAGGCGATCCAGCGCTCGGTGGACGAGGCGGCCAGCGTCCTCGGCGGGCTCGACATCCTCGTAAACAACGCCGCGATCGCGCGGTACAACGACCTAGCCAAGTTCACGGTCGAGGATATCGACGCGCTGCTGGCGGTGAACGTGCGCGGCCCGGTGCTGACATCCAAGGCGGCGATCCCGCATCTCAAGGCGGGTGGGCGCATCATCAATATCGGGTCGGCAGGTGCGGACCGCATCGTCGGCACCACGGGCACCGTCTATTACATGACCAAGTCGGCGCTCCAGTCGTTCAACCGCGGGCTCGCGCAGGAACTGGGCCCTCGGGACATCACGGTGAACCTCGTCCAGCCCGGTTCTACCAACACGGAAATGAACCCGGAGGAGGGCGAATTCGCAGACTTCCAGCGCAGCCTGATGCCGCTCGGTCGCTACGGCCAGCCTGCGGACGTTGCTGCGGCGGTGGCGTTTCTGGCGACGCCCGCTGCCCGGCAGATCACCGGCACGATCCTCAATGTCGACGGTGGCGCGCTGACCTGA
- a CDS encoding TetR/AcrR family transcriptional regulator, with the protein MQNSDSSTEACATGRRGRPRAFDREAALGVAMRLFWQKGYSATSIGDLTSAMGIGSPSLYAAFGSKEALYAEALQHYTRTNETVAWGGFFAAATAREAIAAFLADTAAGLSEVCNGCMVTLSAVGSEGHPELGTLVASARNATLTRLKDRLQQGQSDGEIDASVDIHGLARFVQSVQNGMSILARDGASLDELMSVAETAMLGWDARIRA; encoded by the coding sequence ATGCAGAATTCCGATTCAAGCACCGAGGCCTGCGCCACAGGCCGTCGTGGGAGGCCAAGAGCCTTCGACCGCGAGGCGGCGCTGGGCGTGGCGATGCGCCTGTTCTGGCAGAAAGGGTACTCGGCGACGTCGATCGGCGACCTGACGTCGGCGATGGGGATCGGATCGCCCAGCCTCTACGCTGCGTTCGGATCGAAGGAGGCGCTCTATGCGGAAGCGCTCCAGCACTACACCCGCACCAACGAGACCGTGGCCTGGGGCGGGTTCTTCGCGGCCGCTACCGCGCGAGAAGCGATAGCGGCTTTTCTTGCGGATACCGCCGCAGGGCTCAGCGAGGTTTGCAACGGCTGCATGGTGACGTTGTCCGCAGTCGGTTCGGAGGGCCACCCGGAGCTTGGAACGCTCGTCGCATCGGCACGCAATGCGACGCTGACGCGCCTAAAGGATCGGCTGCAGCAGGGCCAGTCGGATGGCGAAATCGACGCATCGGTGGACATTCACGGGCTCGCCCGCTTCGTCCAGTCGGTCCAGAACGGCATGTCGATACTCGCTCGCGATGGTGCGAGCCTCGACGAATTGATGTCGGTTGCAGAGACGGCAATGCTTGGCTGGGATGCCCGTATCAGGGCATGA
- a CDS encoding glycoside hydrolase family 32 protein, which produces MRALTAMTMLLAATAAHAEWPQADPRPAFHFAPQRNWMNDPNGLVYYDGEYHLFFQYNPHGDRWGHMNWGHAVSRDLTTWQELPVAIPETEVMAFSGSAVIDWKNTSGFGKGGKPPMVAIYTGFDPKTRNQSQYVAYSNDRGRTFTPYGKVIDIGSTEFRDPKVFWHAPTRRWVMVVVKAAEKKAAFYSSADLKQWTHESDFGPTASSHSVNWECPDHFELPIDKGRPGETRWVLNVSQGDGGLDNGSAGQWFVGAFDGHRFTLEPGWPEAPHWADEGADFYAAQSWNEVPDGRRIWIGWATNLRYASNIPTYPARGIMTMPRALSLRREGTDWRIAQAPVREIEQYRGPARHIADLRLGASPKALDLAESVDMTVTIEALKATQVALTLTDAAGYQLVIGYTPATREVFVDRTRSGPHFHDAFAARHIATLPPGDGPMTMRLLVDRSIVELYAADGTRTITDRFFRGRGPLRWEASSQGGEALIRKLDAWQLRPK; this is translated from the coding sequence ATGCGTGCGCTGACGGCAATGACCATGCTTCTGGCCGCGACTGCCGCCCACGCCGAATGGCCGCAGGCAGACCCGCGCCCGGCGTTCCACTTCGCGCCCCAGCGCAACTGGATGAACGACCCCAACGGGCTGGTCTATTACGACGGCGAGTATCACCTGTTCTTCCAGTACAATCCCCACGGCGACCGATGGGGCCACATGAACTGGGGTCATGCCGTCAGCCGCGACCTGACGACCTGGCAGGAACTTCCCGTCGCCATCCCGGAAACCGAGGTCATGGCATTCTCCGGCAGCGCGGTGATCGACTGGAAGAACACCTCCGGTTTCGGCAAGGGCGGCAAGCCGCCGATGGTCGCGATCTACACCGGTTTCGATCCGAAAACGCGCAACCAGTCGCAGTATGTCGCCTATAGCAACGACCGAGGCCGCACCTTCACGCCTTACGGCAAGGTGATCGACATCGGTTCCACCGAGTTCCGCGATCCGAAGGTATTCTGGCATGCGCCGACCCGGCGCTGGGTCATGGTCGTGGTCAAGGCGGCGGAGAAGAAGGCGGCGTTCTACTCGTCCGCCGACCTCAAGCAATGGACGCACGAGAGCGACTTCGGCCCCACCGCATCGAGCCACAGCGTCAACTGGGAATGCCCGGATCACTTCGAGCTTCCGATCGACAAAGGGCGCCCCGGCGAAACCCGCTGGGTACTCAACGTCAGCCAGGGCGACGGTGGGCTGGACAACGGATCGGCCGGACAATGGTTCGTAGGCGCCTTCGACGGGCACCGCTTCACGCTGGAGCCCGGCTGGCCTGAGGCGCCGCATTGGGCGGACGAAGGTGCCGATTTCTATGCGGCGCAATCTTGGAACGAGGTGCCAGACGGGCGCCGCATCTGGATCGGTTGGGCCACGAACCTGCGGTATGCCTCCAACATTCCAACGTATCCCGCGCGCGGGATCATGACCATGCCGCGCGCGCTGTCGCTCCGGCGCGAGGGCACCGACTGGCGCATCGCACAGGCCCCGGTGCGCGAAATCGAGCAATATCGCGGCCCGGCACGCCACATTGCCGACCTGCGGCTCGGAGCCTCCCCCAAGGCGCTGGACCTCGCCGAAAGCGTCGACATGACCGTCACCATCGAGGCACTGAAAGCGACGCAGGTCGCACTGACACTCACCGACGCGGCCGGATATCAACTCGTCATCGGCTACACGCCTGCGACAAGGGAAGTCTTCGTGGACCGCACCCGCTCGGGGCCACATTTCCACGATGCCTTCGCCGCCCGCCACATCGCCACGCTGCCGCCGGGCGATGGCCCCATGACGATGCGCCTGCTCGTCGACCGCTCAATCGTCGAACTCTACGCGGCTGATGGTACACGAACGATCACCGACCGTTTCTTCCGCGGGCGTGGCCCTCTGCGATGGGAAGCCAGTTCGCAAGGCGGAGAGGCCCTAATCCGCAAGCTGGATGCCTGGCAATTACGCCCGAAATGA
- a CDS encoding catalase family peroxidase translates to MSFSLKPARKSLAPFALIAGIAVVLVAAFAWAAGLLGPQRIDGGDVVRALDDNGGKHPGYRRAHAKGLCFRGSFTANGAGSVLSVAQAFKRGSYPVIGRFSTGGGNPLATDGRNVFHSMAMLIRTPDGQQWRMGMDHTPIFPVADVASFVALQRATTPDPNTGKPDPAVMKPFLADHPEVKAFQAYMAKAVLPDSFAGATYYSINAFRFTDSAGSDRLVRWQFMPEAPLNGLDKAHLDQLPRDYLFDEMIRRTARAPSRWHLQLVVANPGDVTDKATIAWHGPHRTIDAGTLTITKVAAEETGGCRDLNFDPTILPAGIGLSDDPLLAVRSKVYSSSFNRRAAEGAGPSAVGQTLAQEKAR, encoded by the coding sequence ATGTCGTTTTCTCTCAAACCCGCGCGTAAATCGCTGGCCCCCTTCGCGCTGATCGCGGGCATCGCCGTCGTGCTCGTCGCAGCGTTTGCCTGGGCGGCAGGACTGCTCGGCCCGCAGCGCATCGACGGCGGGGATGTCGTCAGGGCGCTCGACGATAACGGCGGCAAGCATCCCGGCTATCGCCGCGCTCACGCGAAAGGGCTCTGCTTTCGCGGCTCGTTCACCGCCAATGGCGCGGGAAGCGTGCTGTCCGTCGCCCAGGCATTCAAGCGCGGAAGCTACCCCGTGATCGGTCGCTTCTCGACCGGGGGCGGCAATCCGCTGGCGACCGATGGCCGCAATGTGTTTCATTCCATGGCGATGCTCATCAGAACACCGGATGGGCAGCAGTGGCGCATGGGAATGGACCACACGCCGATCTTCCCGGTGGCCGACGTGGCCTCCTTTGTCGCGCTACAACGAGCGACGACGCCCGATCCCAATACCGGCAAGCCGGATCCGGCGGTGATGAAGCCGTTCCTCGCCGACCACCCCGAGGTAAAGGCTTTCCAGGCCTATATGGCAAAGGCGGTCCTGCCGGACAGCTTCGCCGGTGCGACTTACTACAGCATCAATGCATTCCGCTTCACGGACAGCGCGGGCAGCGACCGGCTGGTGCGCTGGCAGTTCATGCCCGAAGCGCCGCTCAACGGGCTGGACAAGGCGCATCTCGATCAATTGCCGCGCGACTATCTCTTCGACGAGATGATCCGGCGCACCGCTCGCGCCCCTTCGCGCTGGCATCTGCAACTCGTCGTGGCCAATCCGGGCGACGTGACCGACAAGGCGACGATCGCCTGGCATGGCCCGCACCGGACGATCGACGCAGGCACATTGACGATCACGAAAGTCGCGGCGGAAGAAACCGGCGGCTGTCGCGACCTCAACTTCGATCCCACCATCCTGCCCGCCGGTATCGGCCTGTCCGACGATCCGCTGCTCGCCGTGCGATCGAAAGTCTATTCCTCGTCCTTCAACCGCCGCGCCGCCGAAGGAGCAGGCCCCAGCGCGGTCGGCCAGACGCTTGCGCAGGAGAAGGCACGATGA
- a CDS encoding cytochrome b, translated as MTHHPADFHPALRVLHWLMALMVLVMLFIGVAMVSTTGPLYPELLALHRPVGIAILILVVIRLPLRLVTGTPLLPDDLPPLQKLVAKASHVLLYAAMIGMPLIGWAMLSAGGYPIEVTKRISLPPILPHDLAVYALLRQAHTVVALLFFALILAHLSAALMHGLVRRDGVLRTMTVGHGGRIMPATADIPATTADMDAPTTEVRPADATDPT; from the coding sequence ATGACCCACCATCCCGCCGATTTTCATCCCGCGCTGCGCGTGCTGCACTGGCTGATGGCCCTTATGGTTCTGGTCATGCTGTTCATCGGCGTGGCCATGGTGTCCACCACCGGACCGCTCTATCCCGAGCTGCTGGCGCTGCATCGGCCGGTCGGGATCGCGATCCTGATCCTTGTCGTCATTCGGCTGCCGTTGCGCCTCGTCACCGGTACGCCATTGCTGCCCGATGACCTGCCGCCCTTGCAGAAACTGGTCGCCAAGGCTTCGCATGTGCTGCTCTATGCAGCGATGATCGGAATGCCGCTGATCGGCTGGGCCATGCTGTCAGCAGGCGGCTATCCGATCGAGGTGACCAAGCGCATCAGCCTTCCGCCGATCCTGCCTCATGATCTGGCCGTCTATGCCTTGCTCCGGCAGGCCCATACCGTTGTCGCGCTGCTGTTCTTCGCGCTCATCCTCGCCCATCTCTCGGCTGCTCTCATGCACGGGCTCGTCCGCCGCGACGGCGTGCTCCGCACCATGACCGTAGGTCATGGCGGGCGCATCATGCCGGCCACGGCAGACATTCCGGCAACGACGGCCGACATGGACGCCCCGACAACCGAGGTCCGTCCTGCCGACGCGACCGATCCGACGTGA
- a CDS encoding FMN-binding glutamate synthase family protein: MSGSASGASGLVAALTRDHALSRNLLLLAALVGTVASIAIGTHHPAALWILLLSLPVSVLSLVDLFQTKHSLRRNYPASARFRWLFEWLRPFLRAYIVESDLDGRPFSHDERALVYARAKGDVSAHPFGTELDVYSDEYEWLAHSIAPSRNAPKDTRVHVGSEQCAQPYEAARLNISAMSFGALGANAIEALNLGAKIGGFYHDTGEGGLSPYHLKHGGDIVWEVGSGYFGCRDADGRFDGARFADRAAHDAVKMTEIKLSQGAKPGHGGLLPGPKVTREIAQTRDVPEGEDCLSPPWHSAFSTPIELVEFAGKMRDLSGGKPVGIKLCVGYPHELFAVVKAMLETGIVLDFIVIDGAEGGTGAAPTELSDRVGMPLREGLIIARNALVGTNLKGRVKLAASGKISSGAGIAMNAALGADWCNAARSFMFSLGCVQSMRCHTDTCPTGVATQSPARQRALVIPEKAQRVARFQRSTLDALHDIVVACGLDTPDQFTPDGLRQRISAVEMRSMDELYPFVEPGELLSGARDARTARWWAQADPCSFRRIA; this comes from the coding sequence ATGAGCGGCTCTGCCAGTGGGGCGAGCGGCCTCGTCGCGGCGCTGACCCGCGACCATGCGTTGTCCCGCAACCTGCTCCTGCTGGCGGCACTGGTCGGGACGGTGGCATCCATTGCTATCGGCACCCATCATCCCGCCGCACTGTGGATCCTGCTGCTGAGCCTGCCCGTGTCGGTGCTTTCGCTGGTGGACCTGTTCCAGACCAAGCATTCGCTGCGGCGCAATTATCCTGCATCGGCGCGCTTCCGCTGGCTGTTCGAATGGCTGCGTCCGTTCCTGCGTGCCTACATCGTCGAAAGCGATCTCGATGGCCGCCCGTTCAGCCACGACGAGCGAGCGCTCGTCTATGCGCGGGCCAAGGGCGATGTCTCTGCTCATCCGTTCGGGACGGAACTCGACGTCTATTCGGACGAGTACGAATGGCTGGCCCACAGCATCGCGCCGTCACGCAATGCGCCGAAGGATACCCGCGTACATGTCGGTTCCGAACAATGCGCGCAGCCTTATGAGGCGGCGCGTCTCAACATCTCCGCGATGAGCTTCGGAGCGCTGGGCGCCAACGCGATCGAGGCGCTGAATCTCGGTGCAAAGATCGGCGGGTTCTACCACGACACGGGAGAGGGCGGCCTGTCGCCGTACCATCTTAAACATGGTGGCGACATCGTCTGGGAAGTGGGCTCGGGCTATTTCGGCTGCCGGGATGCCGACGGCCGTTTCGACGGCGCGCGCTTCGCGGATCGGGCTGCGCACGACGCGGTGAAGATGACCGAGATCAAGCTCAGCCAAGGGGCCAAGCCGGGCCATGGCGGCCTGCTTCCCGGCCCCAAGGTGACGCGGGAGATCGCGCAGACCCGCGACGTGCCGGAAGGCGAGGATTGCCTTTCGCCGCCATGGCACAGCGCCTTCTCCACGCCGATCGAACTGGTGGAGTTCGCAGGCAAGATGCGTGATCTGTCAGGCGGAAAGCCGGTCGGCATCAAGCTGTGCGTCGGCTATCCGCACGAACTCTTCGCCGTGGTGAAGGCGATGCTGGAAACCGGCATCGTGCTCGACTTCATCGTCATCGACGGAGCCGAGGGTGGGACGGGCGCCGCGCCGACGGAACTGTCGGACCGGGTCGGTATGCCGCTGCGCGAAGGCCTTATCATCGCGCGCAACGCGCTGGTGGGCACCAATCTCAAGGGCCGGGTCAAGCTTGCCGCGTCCGGCAAGATCAGTTCGGGGGCAGGCATCGCCATGAATGCTGCGCTGGGGGCGGACTGGTGCAACGCGGCCCGCTCCTTCATGTTCTCTCTCGGCTGCGTGCAGTCGATGCGCTGCCATACGGATACCTGCCCGACCGGCGTCGCCACCCAGTCACCGGCGCGCCAGCGCGCGCTCGTCATTCCGGAGAAGGCCCAGCGGGTCGCCCGCTTTCAGCGCAGCACGCTGGATGCACTGCACGATATCGTGGTCGCCTGCGGCCTCGACACGCCCGACCAGTTCACCCCGGACGGCCTGCGCCAGCGCATCAGTGCGGTGGAGATGCGGTCGATGGACGAACTCTATCCTTTCGTCGAACCGGGCGAACTGCTCTCGGGAGCGCGCGATGCGCGGACGGCGCGATGGTGGGCTCAGGCTGACCCCTGTTCCTTCCGGCGGATCGCCTGA
- a CDS encoding thiamine pyrophosphate-dependent enzyme has product MTTVAQVIVDTLQAAGARRCYGVPGDTLNHVTDAIRTSDIRWVHVRHEEAGGFAAGADALLTGELALCAGSCGPGSLHFINGLFESHRNRAPVVLIASQIVRDELGFDFPQEVDFRSVYESCSVFCEEIRTPAQARRKTAMAAQAALARRGVAVLIVPADVSSAKAPDEPAFTVHRARPVVVPAEDELDRIAALLCQGKKIAIYGGSGCEDAHDEVVALAQALQAPVAHTSRAKDFLEHDNPFDVGMTGIFGGEAGYHALMSCDTLLLLGCDFAWRQFYPHKATIIQVDLDGTHLGRRHPVDLGVVGDVGATLRALRPRVDVRSDRGFLDDCLSRREKMEERQGRHATVGKGGAIHPQYLAEVISRAAPVDAIYTADAGSPMVWCLRHVASTGSNRTVISLSHGTMANAMPQALGAKAAFPDRTVISLSGDGGLAIMLGDLLTAVQEKLPIKVAVFNNSALDFVEIEQKVEGLLDAYTDLLNPDFGRVAEAMGLWGRRVEKAQDLEAAVQAWLETPGPALLDVVTDRFELVMPPKIEAGQVAGMALYSAKAVLGGRGRDVAGMIRNLLP; this is encoded by the coding sequence ATGACGACAGTGGCGCAGGTGATCGTGGACACGCTGCAGGCCGCAGGTGCGCGCCGCTGCTACGGAGTGCCCGGAGACACGCTCAACCATGTGACCGACGCGATCCGCACCAGCGACATCCGCTGGGTCCATGTCCGGCATGAAGAGGCGGGCGGCTTCGCGGCCGGCGCGGATGCGCTGTTGACCGGCGAACTTGCGCTATGCGCCGGGTCGTGCGGTCCCGGCAGCCTCCATTTCATAAACGGGCTGTTCGAATCCCACCGCAACCGGGCGCCGGTTGTCCTCATTGCCAGCCAGATCGTGCGGGACGAACTGGGCTTCGATTTTCCCCAGGAAGTCGATTTCCGCTCCGTCTACGAGAGTTGCAGCGTCTTCTGCGAGGAAATCCGCACGCCCGCGCAGGCCCGCAGGAAGACCGCGATGGCTGCGCAGGCAGCCCTGGCCCGGCGCGGCGTTGCGGTGCTGATCGTGCCCGCCGACGTTTCGAGTGCCAAGGCGCCGGATGAGCCTGCCTTCACGGTTCATCGCGCAAGGCCGGTCGTGGTGCCCGCCGAAGACGAACTGGACCGGATCGCCGCACTGCTGTGTCAGGGAAAGAAGATCGCGATCTATGGCGGATCGGGCTGCGAAGACGCGCATGACGAGGTTGTCGCACTTGCACAGGCGCTACAGGCTCCGGTCGCCCATACCTCCCGCGCGAAGGATTTTCTGGAGCATGACAACCCCTTCGACGTCGGGATGACAGGCATTTTCGGCGGAGAGGCGGGCTATCACGCACTGATGTCCTGCGACACGCTGCTCCTGCTGGGGTGCGATTTCGCGTGGCGGCAGTTCTATCCGCACAAGGCGACGATCATTCAGGTCGATCTCGACGGGACGCACCTTGGGCGGCGTCATCCGGTGGACCTTGGTGTAGTCGGTGATGTCGGGGCCACCCTGAGGGCGCTGCGCCCGCGGGTGGACGTGCGATCCGACCGCGGCTTCCTCGACGATTGCCTTTCGCGGCGGGAGAAGATGGAGGAACGGCAGGGCAGGCACGCGACCGTCGGCAAGGGCGGCGCGATCCATCCGCAGTACCTTGCCGAAGTCATATCCCGCGCCGCGCCTGTGGACGCGATCTACACCGCCGATGCGGGATCGCCGATGGTCTGGTGCCTGCGCCACGTCGCTTCGACCGGGAGCAACCGCACGGTAATCAGCCTCAGCCACGGTACGATGGCGAACGCCATGCCGCAGGCTCTGGGCGCCAAGGCGGCGTTCCCCGACCGCACCGTGATCTCGCTGTCGGGCGACGGCGGCCTCGCCATAATGCTGGGCGATCTGCTCACCGCAGTACAGGAAAAGCTGCCGATCAAGGTCGCGGTGTTCAACAACAGTGCGCTGGATTTCGTGGAGATCGAGCAGAAGGTCGAAGGGCTGCTGGACGCCTATACCGACCTGCTCAATCCCGATTTCGGTCGGGTCGCCGAGGCCATGGGTTTGTGGGGTCGCCGGGTGGAGAAGGCTCAGGATCTGGAGGCAGCGGTCCAGGCGTGGCTGGAGACGCCGGGTCCAGCGTTGCTGGATGTCGTCACCGACAGGTTCGAACTGGTCATGCCGCCCAAGATCGAAGCGGGGCAGGTGGCCGGAATGGCGCTCTATTCTGCAAAGGCGGTCCTCGGCGGACGGGGCCGGGACGTTGCGGGAATGATCCGCAACCTGCTGCCATGA
- a CDS encoding DUF2252 family protein, with protein MKFVVPADRIATLHARRDLKMARSAHAYVRGNTALFYRWLAEEGGERIVPQGPAVWICGDCHLGNLGPISNGDGKVEIQIRDLDQAVIGNPAHDLIRLGLSLATAARGSDLPGVVTARMMEEMVDGYEGAFADPDGGEKAAGEEPDIVRIVRRRALGRKWRHLAKERLDDVEPKIPLGRRFWPLTPEETSGLRDIVTHRPVSRMILSLDSKGEERGPKMLDAAYWMKGCSSLGLMRYAAIVALEGKGEADHALVDIKEAVAPIAPVASGAVMPDDPAERVLAAAQALSPYLGKRMATGRIHEHSVFVRELMPQDLKIEVEQFSRGEALKAARYLAFVVGKAHARQMEPDTRRDWARTLQRGRSASLDAPSWLWRAVVDLAGRHEKGYLDHCRAHALNA; from the coding sequence ATGAAATTCGTCGTACCGGCAGATCGCATCGCCACCCTTCACGCCCGCCGCGACCTCAAGATGGCACGCTCCGCCCACGCCTACGTGCGAGGCAACACCGCGCTGTTCTATCGCTGGCTTGCCGAGGAAGGGGGCGAGCGCATCGTGCCGCAGGGCCCGGCGGTCTGGATCTGCGGCGACTGCCACCTCGGCAATCTCGGGCCGATCTCCAACGGCGACGGCAAGGTCGAGATACAGATCCGCGATCTGGACCAGGCCGTGATCGGCAATCCCGCGCACGACCTTATCCGGCTGGGCCTGTCGCTCGCCACTGCGGCTCGCGGCTCGGACCTTCCCGGCGTCGTCACCGCGCGCATGATGGAAGAGATGGTGGACGGCTACGAAGGCGCGTTCGCCGACCCGGACGGAGGGGAGAAGGCCGCAGGCGAGGAGCCCGACATCGTGCGGATAGTACGTCGCCGCGCCCTCGGCAGGAAATGGCGGCATCTGGCGAAGGAGCGGCTAGACGACGTGGAGCCGAAGATCCCGCTGGGCCGCCGCTTCTGGCCGCTCACCCCTGAGGAGACGAGCGGCCTTCGCGACATCGTGACGCACCGGCCGGTGAGCCGCATGATCCTCTCGCTCGATAGCAAGGGCGAGGAGCGCGGGCCAAAGATGCTGGACGCGGCCTACTGGATGAAGGGCTGCAGTTCGCTTGGACTGATGCGCTATGCGGCGATCGTCGCGCTGGAGGGCAAGGGCGAGGCCGACCACGCGCTCGTGGACATCAAGGAAGCAGTGGCGCCCATTGCTCCGGTCGCTAGCGGCGCCGTTATGCCGGACGACCCGGCCGAACGCGTTCTGGCTGCGGCGCAGGCGCTGTCCCCCTATCTCGGTAAGCGCATGGCGACAGGGCGGATCCACGAGCATTCGGTGTTCGTGCGCGAACTCATGCCGCAGGATCTTAAGATCGAGGTCGAGCAATTCTCGCGCGGCGAGGCGCTGAAGGCGGCACGCTACCTCGCCTTCGTCGTCGGCAAGGCACATGCGCGGCAGATGGAGCCGGACACCCGTCGTGACTGGGCGAGGACGTTGCAGCGAGGACGCTCCGCAAGCCTCGATGCGCCGTCGTGGCTGTGGCGTGCGGTCGTCGATCTCGCCGGGCGGCATGAGAAGGGCTACCTCGACCACTGCCGCGCGCATGCCCTGAACGCGTGA
- a CDS encoding acyl-CoA thioesterase: MNQAIPHRYPIGIDPDDIDFMGHVNNASYLKWVQAAVTDHWRALAPTEAIATHLWVALKHEITYRKPAFLEDDVIATVLLEKVQGARAFYETVIRRGEEVLAEVKSSWCCLDASTMRPARLARDVIQRFFSAEGDE, from the coding sequence GTGAACCAGGCAATTCCCCATCGCTATCCGATCGGCATCGATCCGGACGACATCGACTTCATGGGTCATGTCAACAACGCCAGCTATCTGAAGTGGGTGCAGGCGGCGGTGACGGATCACTGGCGCGCGCTTGCGCCGACGGAGGCAATCGCGACGCATCTCTGGGTCGCGCTCAAGCACGAGATCACCTACCGCAAGCCCGCCTTTCTGGAAGACGACGTCATCGCGACGGTGCTGCTGGAGAAAGTGCAGGGCGCCCGCGCCTTCTACGAAACCGTGATCCGGCGGGGCGAGGAAGTGCTGGCGGAAGTGAAGTCGAGCTGGTGCTGCCTCGATGCCTCCACCATGCGCCCGGCGCGTCTGGCCCGCGATGTCATCCAGCGGTTCTTCTCTGCCGAGGGCGACGAGTAG
- a CDS encoding zinc-binding dehydrogenase, producing the protein MSLKGRELRSTVEGDRLILTLEEVDIGDPADDEIVVRVEAAPINPSDIGLLLGPADVASLERLDNDRPGLSFRIREARLASVAGRAGQSMAVGNEGAGTVVATGSAVSSLMGKRVGMIGGAMYADYRRIRAADVIPLPEDASAVDGAAMFVNPLTALGFVETARREGHKAIVHTAAASNLGQMLQKICIADGIPLINIVRSEEQAAILKAIGATWVLNSKDADFAARLADAIEQTGATIAFDAIGGGSLGSEIMQAMERASVRGMAEYSRYGSTVFKQLYIYGALDTSPTVLNRLAFGFQWGVAGWLLFPFMQKAGPEVAARMRERVVRELKTTFASNYTRTVGLAEALEPDVLRAYERKATGEKFLIDPSRG; encoded by the coding sequence ATGAGCCTCAAGGGACGCGAACTGAGATCCACGGTCGAAGGCGACCGACTCATCCTGACGCTTGAGGAGGTGGATATCGGCGATCCTGCCGACGACGAGATTGTCGTCCGCGTGGAGGCTGCGCCCATCAACCCGAGCGATATCGGCCTGCTCCTCGGCCCGGCGGATGTCGCGTCACTGGAACGGCTCGACAACGACCGCCCCGGCCTTTCCTTCCGCATTCGCGAAGCACGCCTCGCCTCAGTGGCCGGGCGAGCGGGCCAGTCGATGGCAGTGGGCAACGAAGGCGCGGGCACCGTCGTCGCGACCGGAAGTGCAGTCTCGTCGCTCATGGGCAAGCGGGTCGGGATGATCGGCGGCGCCATGTACGCGGACTATCGCCGCATCCGCGCCGCCGACGTGATCCCGCTGCCCGAGGATGCGAGCGCGGTCGACGGTGCCGCGATGTTCGTCAATCCGCTCACCGCGCTGGGCTTCGTCGAGACCGCCCGGCGCGAGGGGCACAAGGCCATCGTCCATACCGCCGCTGCCTCGAACCTCGGCCAGATGCTCCAGAAGATCTGCATCGCGGACGGGATTCCCCTCATCAACATCGTCCGGTCCGAGGAGCAGGCCGCCATCCTCAAGGCCATCGGCGCGACCTGGGTGCTGAACAGCAAGGACGCCGATTTCGCCGCGCGCCTTGCGGATGCGATAGAGCAGACCGGCGCGACGATCGCATTCGACGCCATCGGCGGAGGCTCGCTCGGCAGCGAGATCATGCAGGCCATGGAGCGGGCCTCGGTAAGAGGCATGGCCGAGTACAGCCGGTATGGCTCGACCGTGTTCAAGCAACTCTACATCTACGGCGCGCTGGACACGTCTCCGACCGTGCTGAACCGGCTGGCCTTCGGCTTCCAGTGGGGTGTGGCGGGCTGGCTTCTGTTCCCGTTCATGCAGAAGGCGGGCCCGGAAGTCGCCGCACGCATGCGGGAGCGGGTGGTGCGGGAACTCAAGACGACGTTCGCCAGCAATTACACGCGCACCGTTGGCCTTGCCGAAGCTCTGGAACCGGACGTGCTGCGCGCCTACGAACGCAAGGCCACGGGCGAGAAGTTCCTCATCGACCCGTCGCGGGGCTAG